In Streptomyces violaceusniger Tu 4113, one DNA window encodes the following:
- a CDS encoding DUF2795 domain-containing protein: protein MAKPNPTDLQKALKDANYPADRDSLVERAKDNGADRQLVDQLAHLKKGRFEGPDEVQKAVFKGK from the coding sequence GTGGCCAAGCCCAACCCCACAGACCTCCAGAAGGCCCTGAAGGACGCGAACTATCCGGCCGACCGCGACTCCCTGGTCGAGCGGGCCAAGGACAACGGTGCGGACCGGCAACTGGTCGACCAACTGGCGCATCTGAAGAAGGGTCGTTTCGAAGGCCCGGACGAGGTGCAGAAGGCCGTCTTCAAGGGCAAGTAG
- a CDS encoding polysaccharide pyruvyl transferase family protein — protein sequence MAIEDEAAKPGRVLLTGWFSFLDGEVTAGDALALRRVRACLDHLGIPYDVAWSAGYRPDALDLSEAAGNLYTHLVFLCGPAHGPQVEELHRSFPSCVRIAVGTSVIDGSAPAVTGFHHVLSRDAPGGVRPLRDLAAAAPTGPGAPVVGVVLTHGQGEYAGARRHAEVAATLTRWLAAKDCACLELTTRLDAHDWRLCTTAGQFESVVSRLDLVVTDRLHGLVLALRAGVPALAVDPVAGGAKVSAQARALSWPATLGAGQCVRAELDRWWSWCLGDGRNLAERRRQEFLGARFHDTRDDGTAGLARVLSTAAWPEGRRERTSDARSGP from the coding sequence ATGGCCATCGAGGACGAGGCGGCGAAGCCCGGGAGAGTGTTGCTCACCGGCTGGTTCAGCTTCCTGGACGGTGAGGTCACCGCGGGCGACGCGCTCGCGCTGCGACGGGTCCGAGCCTGCCTGGATCACCTCGGAATCCCGTACGACGTGGCCTGGAGCGCGGGCTACCGGCCCGACGCCCTGGACCTGTCCGAGGCGGCCGGAAACCTCTATACCCATCTGGTCTTCCTCTGCGGCCCCGCGCACGGGCCCCAGGTCGAGGAACTGCACCGGAGCTTTCCCTCCTGTGTGCGTATCGCCGTCGGCACGTCCGTGATCGATGGCTCCGCCCCGGCTGTCACCGGCTTCCACCACGTCCTGTCCCGTGACGCCCCCGGCGGTGTCCGTCCGCTACGGGACCTGGCCGCCGCCGCTCCCACCGGCCCCGGTGCCCCGGTCGTCGGGGTGGTCCTCACCCACGGGCAGGGGGAGTACGCGGGCGCGCGGCGCCACGCCGAGGTGGCAGCCACGCTGACCCGGTGGCTGGCGGCCAAGGACTGCGCATGTCTGGAGCTGACCACTCGGCTCGACGCGCATGACTGGCGGCTGTGTACGACGGCGGGGCAGTTCGAGTCGGTGGTGAGCCGGCTGGACCTGGTGGTCACCGACCGTCTGCACGGGCTCGTACTGGCACTGCGGGCGGGTGTTCCGGCGCTGGCCGTCGACCCCGTCGCCGGTGGGGCGAAGGTATCGGCGCAGGCCCGGGCCCTCTCCTGGCCCGCGACGCTGGGCGCCGGCCAGTGCGTCCGCGCCGAACTCGACCGGTGGTGGTCCTGGTGCCTGGGCGACGGCCGGAATCTCGCCGAGCGGCGCCGGCAGGAGTTCCTGGGTGCGCGTTTCCATGACACCCGGGACGACGGGACGGCGGGGCTGGCGCGAGTGCTCTCGACGGCCGCGTGGCCCGAGGGCCGGCGAGAGCGTACGAGCGACGCGAGGAGCGGGCCATGA
- a CDS encoding glycosyltransferase family 2 protein, with protein sequence MTGDRITVVVITHNRCAELLHTLDRLAELPERPPVIVADNGSTDGTADAVARLHGGVRLLRLRRNLAALGRNVAVREVRTPYTAFCDDDSWWEPGSLETAVDRLDRHPLLATATARVLVEPAGTEDPIVAELRSSPVPGPPWLPGPALGSFMAAATCVRTDAFRSVGGFSPRLWLDGEEELLATDLAVRGWWLAYIPEMTAHHAPSVVREPVARRVRGLRNTLWFTWLRRPFPAAVRRTLFLARTVPRDTASLRGFLQAAAGAPRTLAQRRVVPAEIEDRLRLLDETQRTSTARRYVS encoded by the coding sequence ATGACCGGCGATCGCATCACCGTGGTCGTCATCACCCACAACCGGTGCGCCGAGCTGCTGCATACGCTCGACCGGCTGGCGGAGCTGCCCGAACGGCCGCCCGTGATCGTGGCCGACAACGGTTCCACCGACGGGACCGCCGACGCGGTAGCCCGTCTGCACGGCGGCGTACGGCTGCTGCGCCTCCGCCGCAACCTCGCGGCACTCGGCCGGAACGTGGCCGTCAGGGAGGTGCGCACCCCGTACACCGCCTTCTGCGACGACGACTCGTGGTGGGAGCCCGGCTCCCTGGAAACCGCCGTGGACCGGTTGGACCGCCATCCGCTCCTCGCCACTGCCACGGCCCGCGTCCTCGTGGAGCCCGCCGGCACCGAGGACCCGATCGTGGCGGAGCTGCGCTCCTCACCCGTACCGGGGCCGCCGTGGCTGCCGGGCCCGGCTCTCGGCTCCTTCATGGCCGCCGCGACCTGTGTGCGGACCGATGCCTTCCGTAGTGTCGGCGGTTTCTCGCCGCGGCTGTGGCTGGACGGCGAAGAGGAGCTGCTCGCCACCGATCTGGCGGTGCGCGGCTGGTGGCTCGCCTACATTCCGGAGATGACGGCTCACCACGCGCCCTCGGTGGTCCGGGAACCCGTGGCCAGGCGCGTACGGGGTCTGCGCAACACCCTCTGGTTCACCTGGCTGCGCCGACCGTTTCCCGCCGCCGTGCGCCGCACCCTGTTCCTGGCCCGCACGGTCCCCCGGGACACGGCGAGCCTGCGCGGATTCCTCCAGGCTGCGGCAGGTGCACCCCGGACACTGGCGCAGCGGCGGGTCGTCCCCGCGGAGATCGAGGACCGGCTCCGGCTGTTGGATGAGACACAGCGGACCTCGACGGCGCGGCGGTACGTGAGCTGA